The Verrucomicrobiota bacterium JB022 genome contains a region encoding:
- a CDS encoding ABC transporter permease subunit has product MRLFTLIHHEARNLYASASTYVAAVLTLMVMGIWYSVVLFDLAAQEQEAAPATLFFGFFFIPALVFVPLLTMRSVAEERRLGTLQSLLATPVTALEVVFAKFVAAYAFYIFVWALSLAFPLITVNYFDQPDVTQRLLETGPLIGGYTFIALSGALFVAVGIFSSSLTRTQLVAGMLCFSIIFILLVGVPVIQNTGFAPDLNLLVPDSLLAYLQVTHHFNDFVRGVIDTRPVVYYLSSTLVVLGLAVLVVESKV; this is encoded by the coding sequence ACCCTCATCCACCACGAGGCCCGCAATCTCTACGCCAGCGCCTCCACCTATGTCGCCGCCGTGCTCACCCTGATGGTGATGGGCATCTGGTACAGCGTGGTGCTGTTCGACTTGGCGGCGCAGGAGCAGGAAGCGGCCCCCGCCACGCTCTTTTTCGGCTTTTTCTTCATTCCCGCGCTCGTTTTCGTGCCCCTGCTCACCATGCGCAGCGTAGCGGAAGAGCGGCGGCTTGGCACCCTGCAGTCGCTCCTCGCCACCCCCGTCACCGCGCTGGAGGTGGTGTTTGCGAAGTTTGTGGCCGCGTATGCCTTTTACATCTTCGTCTGGGCGCTCTCGCTGGCCTTCCCGCTCATTACCGTCAATTATTTCGACCAGCCCGATGTGACGCAGCGGCTGCTGGAGACAGGGCCCCTCATCGGCGGCTACACCTTCATCGCACTTTCCGGCGCACTCTTTGTGGCGGTGGGCATCTTCAGCAGCAGCCTCACGCGCACGCAACTTGTGGCCGGGATGCTGTGTTTCAGCATTATCTTCATCCTCCTCGTCGGCGTGCCCGTGATCCAGAATACCGGCTTTGCGCCCGACCTCAACCTGCTGGTGCCCGACAGCCTGCTGGCCTACCTGCAAGTGACGCATCACTTCAACGATTTCGTGCGCGGCGTGATCGACACCCGCCCCGTCGTCTACTACCTCAGCAGCACCCTCGTGGTCCTGGGCCTGGCCGTGCTCGTGGTGGAAAGCAAAGTGTAA